The Treponema phagedenis DNA segment CGAACCCTTAGAATTTCTACTTTTGGTTCTCCTACGAGTTTTGTCTGCTTACGCTGGAGTATCAGGCAAAACATCGTTTGGAATTTAGCAACGGCGGGCAGTTTACCTCAGGGATGCTGAATCCAGCGCTAGGCACGTCTTTTGCGGATAAACAGTGCTAAAGATTCTTTGCGTTTGGCACAAAAGAGTAAGCACATATAAATCACTATTAGAAGAAAAAAAAACAGCTGTTGGCTTATTGCTATGTTTAATTTTTTTTGTAAAATATATATGATTATGTAAATTATACAATTATATAAAATATAATCACTTTTGTTTTACACCTTTGGATAAATCTGCTTTACAGCTTCACTTCTTTTGATAGTCTGTTTCGGCGGCATTGACAGAGATGAAGTCTTATTCTTTTTTCAAAAATATGCGGAATTGTAAGAACACTGTTCCGTCTTATCTTTAGTCAAACAATGCAGGTTTTGACAAGGGGCTTTTTTTTGCCTATAGTGTGTGCGTGAAAAAAACAAACGCAATGAGGATTCTGGAAAGTAAAAACATACCGTTTTCCGTCACCGAATATGAATGGGATGAAAATTATCTTGATGCCGTATCGGCTGCGTCAAAATTAAATCTTGATCCCGATTCTGTATACAAAACTATTGTGATGATGAATGAAAAAAAGGAAGTTTTTGTGTTTTGTGTTCCCGCAGCGCACGAGGTAAGCTTAAAGAAGGTGCGGATTCTCACAAACTCTCATTTAAATCCTGTTAAGGTAGCGGAGTTACAATCAATTACCGGTTATTTGCGCGGCGGGTGCTCTCCGATAGGAATGAAAAAACACTTTCCCGTATATATTGACGAAAGTGCTTTGAAAAAAGAGCAAATATATATCAGCGCAGGACAGCGCGGAATGCAGCTTGTTTTGGATCCGAAAGATTTGCAAAAAGCTTGTAATGCGGAATTTCATCAACTGATCGACGGCTAAAACGCTTAATACGTTTAAAAATATTTCCTTCTGTCTTGACACTTTCTTTAATTATAAAGACTATTACAGTATGAAAACGAGTAAAATACGAATACTTATAATGGCATCAATTTTTATTATTGCCTGTGTTTTAGCATTTCCCCCGGTACTTTCCGCTTTTCCGCGACAAGAAACAACGGAAGATATTCACATTAAAAACATTCAAGAAGTGTATGAAATGCTTCAAAAATATTATGTGGACGAGGTAGATCCAAAAATTTTGTACAAGGGTGCAATGGAAGGTATGTTAAATTCATTAAAAGACCCTTACACCGTTTTCATCGAAAAAAGCAGCATCGCCGGAGTAGACTTACAGGATGTTACTAAGGGCTTTTTCGGCGGTATCGGCGTAACAATCACAAAAGCCAATACTTCCACGCCTGAAAAACCCGCCTATCTGGAAGTTTTGTCGCCGATTGAAGGCACCCCCGGCTGGCGGGCAGGTTTGCAGCCCGGCGATTTAATCATAAAAATCGGAGATATTTCCACTGCCGATATAACAATGGAAGAAATTCTTAGTAAACTGCGCGGACCTATCGGTACAAAGGTTGATATTACTGTTTTACGCGGAAAATCCTTGGAGTTTCCGCTTTCAATTGTTCGGGATAAAATAGAAGTTCCTACCGTAAAATATGCGAAAATAGAGCCTGACATTGCCTATGTCCGCTTAATCACCTTTAATCCGTTGACCGCTCCGCGCATGGAAGAAGCTGTTGTCGAACTACAAAAGCGGGGATGCACAAAACTCATTTTAGATCTGCGCAATAATACCGGCGGCATCATTACCGGCGCTGTAAACGTGGTCAGCTCTTTTATTGATTCAGGTACGGTTGTTTCCACAAAATCACGAATCCCGAATCAAAATATGGTTTTTACTGTAAATAAAAATGTGACTAAATTCCCTCAATCAATGCCTATTATTGTGTTAATAAACAAAGGATCAGCTTCCGCATCGGAAATTGTTGCAGGCGCATTAAAAGACTATAAGCGCGCCTATCTTGTCGGCGAAACCACATACGGAAAAGGAGTGGTGCAGCAGATATTTGACATAAACCAAGATGAGGGCTTTAAAATGACTGTCTCAAAATACTATACCCCAAGCGACGCCAATATCGACAAACAAGGAATTCCCCCCGATTTTGAGATAAAAACACCGGAGCTTTCCGAAGAAGAAGAGACGGCTTTAATAAAACTTTTTGCGGACAATAAAATCGCGTCATATGTGGAAAAAAATAAGAGTTTGAACAAAACTGAAATAGAAAATTTTGCAAAAAATCTTTCAAAAGAGTATAAGCTTACCGTACAACTTCTCAAACGGCTTATTGTGCAAGAATACAATCGAAAACGCATTTCTCCGCCGGTATATGATTTGGAATATGACGAACAGCTTCGTAAAAGTGTTGACATCATAAAAAACACCAATATTTTTGAACTTCTGAAAAAAACAAAAACCATTCATATGCTGCAAGATGAGGCTGAGCAAAAGCAAGCACAGGAAAAAACAGCATCGTAAAAATGAAACAACTTTTGGTTAATGCAGAGGTCGATGTTGACGGGACAGTTAAGCTTTCGGGAAAAGATTACCATTATTTAGCTACCGTTTTGCGTAAACGAATCGGCGATATAGTTATTTTGGATTTGCCTTCCTGTGGCACAGTTGCGGCGGAAATCATCGACATACGCGCGCAAAAAAAAGAGCTTGACCTGCAAATAAAAACAGGCTTGGAAGGTTTGACTCAACCGCCGCCGTTTGAAATTGTGCTTTTACAATGGCTTATCAGAGGGCAGAAAATGGATTCGGTCATTCGGCAAGCAACGGAGCTCGGCGTTTCCCGTATTATTCCGATAGCGGGAGAATTTTCTTTAATAAAAGAAGAAAATGAAAAGCAAACAGAGAGGCGCAGAAGAATTATAAAAGAAGCTCGCCAGCAATCCGGCTCAGTGATACAAACCGAAATTTCTTCAGTGCAAACACTTGATTGCGCGCTGAAAAATTTAAACACAGCCTATCAAAAAAGCTCTATTGTAAAACTTTTATTCACGGAAAAAAAATCCGCCGATTCAATGCTGCACACTTGCTTGAGTTCTCGCCCGAAAACTGTTATCATTGCAATAGGCGCGGAAGGCGGAATGAGTGTGCAGGAAGTAACTGGTTTAAAAAATGCGGGATTTATTCCAGTACATTTGCACACAAATATTTTGCGGGCGGAAACGGCGGCTATTACCGCCTGTGCTGCCGTACACACCATTTTAAGTGAGGGAGAAACATGGCAGTTACCAGAATAAATTTTTTAACCGTTCCTTTAGATGTTCTTCCGGAAGAAGAAATAGAAACAACTGTTTTATCTTTGCTGGAAAAAGAGGAACCGCAACAAATTATCTTTGTTTCTCTTTGGGATGTATTAAAAGCACGAAGAAACTATGAATTTAAGCAGATGTTGGAAAATGCAGCTCTTTGTTTACCCATTTCAAAAAGCCTTATTAGAGGAGCACGCTTTTTAAAACTGCCGGTTCCTGTCAGAAGGCATCCCTTTAATTTTATTATTTCAATATTAAATGTAATTGATTCTCATTATAAATCGCTGTATTTATTCGGGGGCAGGACGGAAAGTGTAATTGAGGCGGAAAAAAACGTGCATGTTACTTTTCCCGGAATAAGCATTGTCGGACGCTTTAACGGATATTATCGAAAAAACATGGAAAAAGATATTATTTCCGCAATTATAAAATCAAACCCCTCTCTCGTTATTGTTGGAAACGGTATAACAGGCGGCAATAAATGGATATATCGAAATAGAGCTAAACTGCACGGCGGAATTTTCATTAAAGATCCTGATGTAATTGATATTTTCTCAAAACAAAAAAAGAGAATATCCGATAAAACATTTGAAGGCGGCAGAGAATTCTTACTGCAAATTGTAAAAAATCCTTTTAAAATTTTTTACTTTTTTCGCTATGTTTGGTATAACTTGCTCTTACTTTTCTATCGATTTTTCAGGACAAATAAGGGCTCTTAAAATTTATTATTCTTAATTATAGAAACCTCATAACTATAACTTTTATAGGCCGCTCTCAGATTCTTTTGCGATATTTTTTAAGCTATTATAACATTTTTTTGATAACTTGATCTGTTTTTTAATACATCTTACAAAAATCATAAAAAGTTTATAAAAAGAGTCCGACACAACGGTTTGGTTTTGACATCCTTGTCAAAACCAAACCTATGAGTTTGAAAACTCCTGTTTATATATAGCTGTGGTAGTTTTCAAACTCAATTCTGTTTAGAACCACGGGCGTCCGTGCCCGTTCTGATTTTTGACATCCGTGGCAAAACAAAACCTGCGAGTTTTAAAGCTTTACAAATAGTCCTGCTTTAAAACGTCGCTTCTGTTTGGAACCACCGCCATCCGTGGCGGTTCTGATTTTTGCCGTCCGTGGCAAAATGAAACCTTGCGAGTTTTAAAGCTTTGCAAGCTGATTTGCTTTAAAACATCGTTTCTGTTTGGAACCACGGGCGTCCGTGCCCGTTCTGATTTTTGCCGTCCTTGTCAAAACCAAACCGTGCGAGTTTTAAAGCTTTACGAATAGTCTTGCTTTAAAAAGTCGTTTCTGTTTGGAACCACCGCCATCCGTGCCCGTTCTGATTTTGCCATACGTGGCAAAACCAAACCTTTCGAGATCGCTGATACTATTTATTTCTCATTATAATCAATAACATAATTTTATTTTGCTGTACTTTTTTTTATTGGGCTTCCAATTTTTAAAAATAAAAAGGAGTCTTGTATGGAAAAAGTTTTGTATGTTGCGGAATTTGAGGAAGACGTTCTTATGCTTCAAACATTTGCTGAAGGTCTTTGGGATATCACACCGGTATATAAAAATACCGATATTATTGAAGCTTTAAAAAAAGATCATTTTTCTTTTATTCTTTTTGATTTTAATATTCCACAAATTTTTCCTATGAAGGTATTAAAAACCATCACAGCGGAGTACGCTGAAATTCCTGTTTTTTTGCTATCGCGTGCTTATGAGTTACCGTTTGAAAGAAGACTGCCACATAAAAACATACGAACAGGTTTTAGAATTCCGTATCTTTTTGATGATTTGCACAAAAAAATTGTCAGGCATAAAAATAATTATAATTCCTTTTTTATAAAAAAACTTGATTCGTCAATAGATAAAGAAATATCCGAATTGCTCTGGGGAATCAGTTTGAATATACAAAAGCTAAAGTATGATATTTTTCTTGCCGCCCAATCATCTCATGCGGTTTTATTACAAGGAGAGACGGGAACAGGAAAAGAGATAGTTGCAAAACTTATCCACGAGTTTTCAAACAGAAAAAACTTTAGCTTTATTCCGGTTGATTCAGGAAGTATTCACTTAGACCTTGCGGAAAGCATTCTTTTCGGGACAGAAAAAGGAAGTTTTACCGGGGCGGAATCAAAAATCGGACTTTTTTCTGCCGCAAATAAAGGAACACTCTTTCTTGACGAAGTTGAAAACATGAGTCTTGACTTACAAATGAAGTTTTTGCGCGTGCTGGACTCAAAGACCTTCTACCCGCTTGGTTCCACAACTTCAAAACACTCGGATTTTAGACTTATTTCTGCCTCAAATAAAAATCTAAAAAAAATGGCATTGGAGGGGAAATTTCGAGAAGACTTATATTATCGAATTGATGTGATAAGAATAGAAATTCCGCCGCTAAGGGAAAGAAAAGAAGATATTATGGTAGTAGCAGAAAAATATATTAAAAATCAACATAAGACTTTGAGTCTAAAAGCTGTTAAAAAGCTGGAAAAATATAATTGGCCGGGAAATATTCGGGAGTTATTTAACTGTCTTGACAGAGCAGCATGGGCGACCGGCGATAATCCGGTGATTGATGAAAGTGCTATTCTTTTTTAGTTTTTATATAGGCAAGTTTTTTGAACAATTTCTCAAATCGTGCAGCCTCTTTTTTTGACATTCCCGCTCTTCCGATAATTTCTTCCATAAACCGTTGGTTATCTTCCTTACCAGCATGTCGGAAAAGTCCTGCAAGGCAAAGATATTCGTTTATTTTTTCGGAAAGGAGCGTTACCTCCTGCATGGATATTTTTTCATAGCCATATTTTCTTGGGCTGAATTTTCTAAAAAGCTCATAACAGATAATTTGTACTGCATGGGATAAATTGAGTGAAGGAAAGTTTTGAGCGGAAGGAATATTGATTGCAAGCGAGCAAATATCAAGCTCCTTATCGGTTAAACCGGTTCTTTCATTGCCAAAAACAATTGCCGCTTTTCCGGCGCCTTGCTCAAATGCGAACGATGCAAACTGCTCGGGCGCCATCCCCCATGATTTTCTTTTTTCTCCCATTCTTCTGGTTGTTCCCGCAACAATAGCGCAATCGTAGACCGCTTGCCGCAGTCCTTCAACCGAAGGCTCAAAAAAGCGGGCGGTTTTCCAAATATTATCCGCATGAATTGCTAATCTGCAAATCTCTTCTTGATCATAATCCGAAGCATTGCCCGTTATTCTGAGCTCGGCGCAATCGGAGTTTGCCATTGCGCGGCAAACAGATCCGATATTTTTGCTTTTTTCAGGTCTTGCCAAAACAATAATGATAGGTAGCATAATAATATTTTTCTCTAAACACCCTTGTTATGTCAAGCCTTTTTGTGTTATACTTAATTTATAAAGATAGCTATGCTAAAACAACAATTTTTGTACATCCGACTTGTTGTTTTTCATATAATCGGCTGTCTTCTGTTTTTGATTCCAAAAGTTCGATAAATTCTAAATTGATTTTCCTATTTATCGAATCCGGCAAGGCTGAATGTTATGGTGTTATTAGTGAAAAATATATTTTAAAATAAGGGTTTGAAGTTATATGAATACTATTATTCCTGGTTTTGATGATGAAAAAGACGAAAGTCTGAAAATGCGTTTACAAATAATTGACGATTTGGAACACTGTATTATTATTTTTTTAGAAGGATACGTTGATACGTATAATTCAACTTATTTTCAAAAACGCATTACGAAGGTTATTGATGCGGGGTTTGTCAAAATAATCTTTAATTGTGGGGCATTAAACTATATTTCATCAACAGGAATAGGCTCTTTTACCGCCTTTTTAAAAACAGTTAAGCCAAAAGGCGGAGATATTGTCCTTTTAAACATTCAACCGAAAGTATACGAAGTGTTCCAACTTTTAGGCTTCTCTCAATTTTTTAATGTAAAAGATTCTCTTGCGGAGGCTCTTAACTTTTTTAAGAATAACGGGTCTTTGACAAAAAATAATGTTTTTCCAAAAATTTTTGCCTGCCCGATTTGTTCAAAAAAATTGAAAGCAACACGACCGGGAAGATTCCGTTGTTCGAAATGTAAAACCATCTTAGCGATTGATGATAACGCCCAAGTTATGCTTGGTTAATAGTAAAGGCTTTTCATGATAAGAACGCTGAATCTGCAAGCGGTTATTGTTAATGCTCTAATAGTGTAGCGTTTTCTAATTAACTTTCTGTTATGCAGAGCGAAGCATCAGC contains these protein-coding regions:
- a CDS encoding sigma 54-interacting transcriptional regulator; the protein is MEKVLYVAEFEEDVLMLQTFAEGLWDITPVYKNTDIIEALKKDHFSFILFDFNIPQIFPMKVLKTITAEYAEIPVFLLSRAYELPFERRLPHKNIRTGFRIPYLFDDLHKKIVRHKNNYNSFFIKKLDSSIDKEISELLWGISLNIQKLKYDIFLAAQSSHAVLLQGETGTGKEIVAKLIHEFSNRKNFSFIPVDSGSIHLDLAESILFGTEKGSFTGAESKIGLFSAANKGTLFLDEVENMSLDLQMKFLRVLDSKTFYPLGSTTSKHSDFRLISASNKNLKKMALEGKFREDLYYRIDVIRIEIPPLRERKEDIMVVAEKYIKNQHKTLSLKAVKKLEKYNWPGNIRELFNCLDRAAWATGDNPVIDESAILF
- a CDS encoding WecB/TagA/CpsF family glycosyltransferase codes for the protein MAVTRINFLTVPLDVLPEEEIETTVLSLLEKEEPQQIIFVSLWDVLKARRNYEFKQMLENAALCLPISKSLIRGARFLKLPVPVRRHPFNFIISILNVIDSHYKSLYLFGGRTESVIEAEKNVHVTFPGISIVGRFNGYYRKNMEKDIISAIIKSNPSLVIVGNGITGGNKWIYRNRAKLHGGIFIKDPDVIDIFSKQKKRISDKTFEGGREFLLQIVKNPFKIFYFFRYVWYNLLLLFYRFFRTNKGS
- a CDS encoding RsmE family RNA methyltransferase, whose protein sequence is MKQLLVNAEVDVDGTVKLSGKDYHYLATVLRKRIGDIVILDLPSCGTVAAEIIDIRAQKKELDLQIKTGLEGLTQPPPFEIVLLQWLIRGQKMDSVIRQATELGVSRIIPIAGEFSLIKEENEKQTERRRRIIKEARQQSGSVIQTEISSVQTLDCALKNLNTAYQKSSIVKLLFTEKKSADSMLHTCLSSRPKTVIIAIGAEGGMSVQEVTGLKNAGFIPVHLHTNILRAETAAITACAAVHTILSEGETWQLPE
- the ybaK gene encoding Cys-tRNA(Pro) deacylase, whose amino-acid sequence is MKKTNAMRILESKNIPFSVTEYEWDENYLDAVSAASKLNLDPDSVYKTIVMMNEKKEVFVFCVPAAHEVSLKKVRILTNSHLNPVKVAELQSITGYLRGGCSPIGMKKHFPVYIDESALKKEQIYISAGQRGMQLVLDPKDLQKACNAEFHQLIDG
- a CDS encoding STAS domain-containing protein (This anti-anti-sigma factor, or anti-sigma factor antagonist, belongs to a family that includes characterized members SpoIIAA, RsbV, RsfA, and RsfB.), whose amino-acid sequence is MNTIIPGFDDEKDESLKMRLQIIDDLEHCIIIFLEGYVDTYNSTYFQKRITKVIDAGFVKIIFNCGALNYISSTGIGSFTAFLKTVKPKGGDIVLLNIQPKVYEVFQLLGFSQFFNVKDSLAEALNFFKNNGSLTKNNVFPKIFACPICSKKLKATRPGRFRCSKCKTILAIDDNAQVMLG
- a CDS encoding S41 family peptidase, with protein sequence MKTSKIRILIMASIFIIACVLAFPPVLSAFPRQETTEDIHIKNIQEVYEMLQKYYVDEVDPKILYKGAMEGMLNSLKDPYTVFIEKSSIAGVDLQDVTKGFFGGIGVTITKANTSTPEKPAYLEVLSPIEGTPGWRAGLQPGDLIIKIGDISTADITMEEILSKLRGPIGTKVDITVLRGKSLEFPLSIVRDKIEVPTVKYAKIEPDIAYVRLITFNPLTAPRMEEAVVELQKRGCTKLILDLRNNTGGIITGAVNVVSSFIDSGTVVSTKSRIPNQNMVFTVNKNVTKFPQSMPIIVLINKGSASASEIVAGALKDYKRAYLVGETTYGKGVVQQIFDINQDEGFKMTVSKYYTPSDANIDKQGIPPDFEIKTPELSEEEETALIKLFADNKIASYVEKNKSLNKTEIENFAKNLSKEYKLTVQLLKRLIVQEYNRKRISPPVYDLEYDEQLRKSVDIIKNTNIFELLKKTKTIHMLQDEAEQKQAQEKTAS
- a CDS encoding rRNA methylase; protein product: MLPIIIVLARPEKSKNIGSVCRAMANSDCAELRITGNASDYDQEEICRLAIHADNIWKTARFFEPSVEGLRQAVYDCAIVAGTTRRMGEKRKSWGMAPEQFASFAFEQGAGKAAIVFGNERTGLTDKELDICSLAINIPSAQNFPSLNLSHAVQIICYELFRKFSPRKYGYEKISMQEVTLLSEKINEYLCLAGLFRHAGKEDNQRFMEEIIGRAGMSKKEAARFEKLFKKLAYIKTKKE